From a region of the Rhinolophus sinicus isolate RSC01 linkage group LG04, ASM3656204v1, whole genome shotgun sequence genome:
- the RNF20 gene encoding E3 ubiquitin-protein ligase BRE1A isoform X2: protein MVDQRQAIEDELREHIEKLERRQATDDASLLIVNRYWSQFDENIRIILKRYDLEQGLGDLLAERKALVPEPEPDSDSNQERKDDRERGEGQEPAFSFLATLASSSSEEIESQLQERVESSRRAVSQVVTVYDKLQEKVELLSQKLNSGDNLIVEEAVQELNSFLAQENVRLQELTDLLQEKHHTMSQEFSKLQSKVETAESRVSVLESMIDDLQWDIDKIRKREQRLNRHLAEVLERVNSKGYKVYGAGSSLYGGTITINARKFEEMNAELEENKELAQNRHCELEKLRQDFEEVTTQNEKLKVELRSAVEEVVKETPEYRCMQSQFSVLYNESLQLKAHLDEARTLLHGTRGTHQRQVELIERDEVSLHKKLRTEVIQLEDTLAQVRKEYEMLRIEFEQTLAANEQAGPINREMRHLISSLQNHNHQLKGEVLRYKRKLREAQSDLNKTRLRSGSALLQSQSSTEDPKDEPAEVKHDLEDVPAQASASKASQEEANEMKSKRDEEERERERREKEREREREREKEKEREREKQKLKESEKERDSAKDKEKGKHDDGRKKEAEIIKQLKIELKKVQESQKEMKLLLDMYRSAPKEQRDKVQLMAAEKKSKAELEELRQRLKELEDKEKKENKKMADEDALRKIRAVEEQIEYLQKKLAMAKQEEEALLSEMDVTGQAFEDMQEQNIRLMQQLREKDDANFKLMSERIKSNQIHKLLKEEKEELADQVLTLKTQVDAQLQVVRKLEEKEHLLQSNIGTGEKELGLRTQALEMNKRKAMEAAQLADDLKAQLELAQKKLHDFQDEIVENSVTKEKDMFNFKRAQEDISRLRRKLETTKKPDNVPKCDEILMEEIKDYKARLTCPCCNMRKKDAVLTKCFHVFCFECVKTRYDTRQRKCPKCNAAFGANDFHRIYIG from the exons ATGGTGGATCAACGGCAGGCCATTGAGGATGAGCTCCGCGAGCACATTGAAAAACTGGAACGAAGACAGGCCACAGACGATGCCTCATTATTGATTGTTAACCGGTACTGGAGTCAG TTTGATGAAAACATCCGTATCATACTTAAACGTTACGATCTGGAGCAGGGTTTGGGAGACCTACTCGCAGAAAGAAAAGCCCTTGTGCCTGAACCAGAACCAGACTCTGACAGCAATCAGGAACGGAAAGATGACCGAGAGAGAG GGGAAGGGCAAGAGCCAGCTTTCTCTTTCCTTGCTACTTTGGCCAGCAGTTCCAGCGAAGAGATAGAGTCTCAGCTGCAGGAGCGTGTGGAGTCCTCCCGCCGAGCTGTGTCCCAGGTTGTGACTGTCTATGATAAATTGCAAGAAAAGGTGGAGCTCTTATCCCAGAAGCTGAACAGTGGAG ATAATCTGATAGTGGAGGAAGCAGTGCAGGAGCTGAATTCCTTCCTCGCGCAAGAGAACGTGAGGCTACAGGAACTGACAGACCTCCTTCAGGAGAAGCATCACACCATGTCTCAGGAG TTCTCCAAGTTGCAGAGTAAAGTGGAGACAGCTGAGTCACGAGTGTCTGTCCTAGAGTCCATGATTGATGACCTGCAGTGGGATATTGACAAAATTCGAAAGAGGGAACAGCGACTCAACCGACACTTAGCAGAAGTCCTAGAGCGG GTGAATTCAAAAGGTTATAAGGTATATGGAGCAGGGAGCAGTCTCTACGGCGGCACAATCACTATCAATGCTCGGAAG TTTGAGGAAATGAATGCAGAGCTTGAGGAGAACAAAGAGTTGGCTCAGAACCGTCACTGTGAGCTGGAGAAACTTCGGCAAGACTTTGAGGAGGTTACTACGCAAAATGAAAAGCTGAAG GTGGAATTGCGGAGCGCAGTGGAGGAAGTGGTGAAGGAGACTCCGGAATACCGCTGCATGCAGTCACAGTTCTCTGTCCTGTACAATGAGAGCCTGCAGTTGAAAGCACATTTGGATGAGGCTCGGACCCTGCTCCATGGCACCAGGGGGACCCACCAGCGCCAGGTTGAGCTCATTGAG CGCGATGAGGTTAGTCTTCATAAGAAGCTGAGGACCGAAGTGATCCAGCTAGAAGATACACTGGCCCAGGTCCGCAAGGAGTATGAGATGCTGAGGATAGAATTTGAGCAGACGCTTGCTGCCAATGAACAAGCAG GCCCCATAAACCGGGAGATGCGCCACCTCATCAGTAGCCTCCAGAATCACAATCACCAGCTGAAAGGGGAGGTCCTGAGGTATAAGCGGAAACTGAGAGAAGCCCAGTCTGACCTGAACAAG ACACGTCTGCGCAGTGGCAGTGCCCTCCTGCAGTCGCAGTCTAGTACTGAGGACCCTAAGGACGAGCCTGCAGAGGTGAAACACGATCTCGAGGACGTACCCGCCCAGGCCTCTGCGTCGAAGGCATCTCAGGAGGAAGCCAACGAAATGAAGTCCAAACGAGATGAGGAAGAGCGAGAGcgagaaaggagggagaaagaaagggagcgAGAAAGAGAgcgggagaaggaaaaggagagagaacgAGAGAAGCAGAAACTGAAAgagtcagaaaaagagagagattctgctaaggataaagagaaagggaaacatgacgatggaaggaaaaaggaagcagaaattaTCAAACAATTGAAGATTGAACTCAA GAAGGTACAGGAGAGCCAAAAGGAGATGAAACTATTGCTAGATATGTACCGCTCTGCCCCAAAGGAACAGAGGGACAAAGTTCAGCTAATGGCAGCTGAGAAGAAGTCTAAGGCGGAG TTGGAAGAGCTAAGGCAAAGACTCAAAGAACTAGAggataaggagaaaaaagagaacaagaaaatggCTGATGAGGACGCCTTGAGGAAGATCCGGGCAGTAGAGGAGCAGATAGAATACTTACAGAAGAAGCTGGCCATGGCCAAGCAG GAGGAAGAAGCTCTGCTCTCTGAGATGGATGTCACAGGCCAGGCCTTTGAAGACATGCAGGAGCAAAATATCCGTTTGATGCAGCAGCTGCGGGAGAAGGATGATGCGAATTTCAAGCTCATGTCAGAACGTATCAAGTCCAATCAGATCCATAAGTTACttaaagaagagaaggaggagctgGCTGACCAGGTTTTGACCCTGAAGACTCAG gttGACGCCCAGTTACAGGTAGTAAGGAAACTGGAAGAGAAGGAGCATCTGTTACAAAGCAACATTGGCACCGGGGAGAAGGAGCTGGGCCTTAGGACCCAAGCCTTAGAGATGAATAAACGCAAG GCAATGGAGGCAGCCCAGCTTGCAGATGACCTCAAGGCACAATTGGAGTTGGCTCAGAAGAAGCTACATGATTTTCAAGATGAGATTGTGGAGAACAGTGTCACCAAAGAAAAGGATATGTTCAATTTCAAACGAGCCCAG GAGGACATCTCGAGGCTTCGAAGGAAGCTGGAGACCACAAAGAAACCAGACAATGTACCCAAATGTGATGAGATTCTGATGGAGGAGATTAAGGATTACAAG gcaCGCCTGACCTGTCCATGTTGCAACATGCGTAAAAAGGATGCTGTACTTACCAagtgttttcatgttttctgctTTGAGTGTGTGAAGACTCGCTATGACACCCGCCAGCGCAAATGTCCCAAGTGTAATGCTGCTTTTGGTGCCAATGATTTCCACCGCATCTACATTGGTTGA
- the RNF20 gene encoding E3 ubiquitin-protein ligase BRE1A isoform X1, protein MSGVGNKRTAGEPGTSVPPEKKTAVEDSGTTVETIKLGGVSSTEELDIRTLQTKNRKLAEMVDQRQAIEDELREHIEKLERRQATDDASLLIVNRYWSQFDENIRIILKRYDLEQGLGDLLAERKALVPEPEPDSDSNQERKDDRERGEGQEPAFSFLATLASSSSEEIESQLQERVESSRRAVSQVVTVYDKLQEKVELLSQKLNSGDNLIVEEAVQELNSFLAQENVRLQELTDLLQEKHHTMSQEFSKLQSKVETAESRVSVLESMIDDLQWDIDKIRKREQRLNRHLAEVLERVNSKGYKVYGAGSSLYGGTITINARKFEEMNAELEENKELAQNRHCELEKLRQDFEEVTTQNEKLKVELRSAVEEVVKETPEYRCMQSQFSVLYNESLQLKAHLDEARTLLHGTRGTHQRQVELIERDEVSLHKKLRTEVIQLEDTLAQVRKEYEMLRIEFEQTLAANEQAGPINREMRHLISSLQNHNHQLKGEVLRYKRKLREAQSDLNKTRLRSGSALLQSQSSTEDPKDEPAEVKHDLEDVPAQASASKASQEEANEMKSKRDEEERERERREKEREREREREKEKEREREKQKLKESEKERDSAKDKEKGKHDDGRKKEAEIIKQLKIELKKVQESQKEMKLLLDMYRSAPKEQRDKVQLMAAEKKSKAELEELRQRLKELEDKEKKENKKMADEDALRKIRAVEEQIEYLQKKLAMAKQEEEALLSEMDVTGQAFEDMQEQNIRLMQQLREKDDANFKLMSERIKSNQIHKLLKEEKEELADQVLTLKTQVDAQLQVVRKLEEKEHLLQSNIGTGEKELGLRTQALEMNKRKAMEAAQLADDLKAQLELAQKKLHDFQDEIVENSVTKEKDMFNFKRAQEDISRLRRKLETTKKPDNVPKCDEILMEEIKDYKARLTCPCCNMRKKDAVLTKCFHVFCFECVKTRYDTRQRKCPKCNAAFGANDFHRIYIG, encoded by the exons GAGGAATTAGACATTCGAACACTGCAAACCAAGAATCGCAAGCTGGCGGAAATGGTGGATCAACGGCAGGCCATTGAGGATGAGCTCCGCGAGCACATTGAAAAACTGGAACGAAGACAGGCCACAGACGATGCCTCATTATTGATTGTTAACCGGTACTGGAGTCAG TTTGATGAAAACATCCGTATCATACTTAAACGTTACGATCTGGAGCAGGGTTTGGGAGACCTACTCGCAGAAAGAAAAGCCCTTGTGCCTGAACCAGAACCAGACTCTGACAGCAATCAGGAACGGAAAGATGACCGAGAGAGAG GGGAAGGGCAAGAGCCAGCTTTCTCTTTCCTTGCTACTTTGGCCAGCAGTTCCAGCGAAGAGATAGAGTCTCAGCTGCAGGAGCGTGTGGAGTCCTCCCGCCGAGCTGTGTCCCAGGTTGTGACTGTCTATGATAAATTGCAAGAAAAGGTGGAGCTCTTATCCCAGAAGCTGAACAGTGGAG ATAATCTGATAGTGGAGGAAGCAGTGCAGGAGCTGAATTCCTTCCTCGCGCAAGAGAACGTGAGGCTACAGGAACTGACAGACCTCCTTCAGGAGAAGCATCACACCATGTCTCAGGAG TTCTCCAAGTTGCAGAGTAAAGTGGAGACAGCTGAGTCACGAGTGTCTGTCCTAGAGTCCATGATTGATGACCTGCAGTGGGATATTGACAAAATTCGAAAGAGGGAACAGCGACTCAACCGACACTTAGCAGAAGTCCTAGAGCGG GTGAATTCAAAAGGTTATAAGGTATATGGAGCAGGGAGCAGTCTCTACGGCGGCACAATCACTATCAATGCTCGGAAG TTTGAGGAAATGAATGCAGAGCTTGAGGAGAACAAAGAGTTGGCTCAGAACCGTCACTGTGAGCTGGAGAAACTTCGGCAAGACTTTGAGGAGGTTACTACGCAAAATGAAAAGCTGAAG GTGGAATTGCGGAGCGCAGTGGAGGAAGTGGTGAAGGAGACTCCGGAATACCGCTGCATGCAGTCACAGTTCTCTGTCCTGTACAATGAGAGCCTGCAGTTGAAAGCACATTTGGATGAGGCTCGGACCCTGCTCCATGGCACCAGGGGGACCCACCAGCGCCAGGTTGAGCTCATTGAG CGCGATGAGGTTAGTCTTCATAAGAAGCTGAGGACCGAAGTGATCCAGCTAGAAGATACACTGGCCCAGGTCCGCAAGGAGTATGAGATGCTGAGGATAGAATTTGAGCAGACGCTTGCTGCCAATGAACAAGCAG GCCCCATAAACCGGGAGATGCGCCACCTCATCAGTAGCCTCCAGAATCACAATCACCAGCTGAAAGGGGAGGTCCTGAGGTATAAGCGGAAACTGAGAGAAGCCCAGTCTGACCTGAACAAG ACACGTCTGCGCAGTGGCAGTGCCCTCCTGCAGTCGCAGTCTAGTACTGAGGACCCTAAGGACGAGCCTGCAGAGGTGAAACACGATCTCGAGGACGTACCCGCCCAGGCCTCTGCGTCGAAGGCATCTCAGGAGGAAGCCAACGAAATGAAGTCCAAACGAGATGAGGAAGAGCGAGAGcgagaaaggagggagaaagaaagggagcgAGAAAGAGAgcgggagaaggaaaaggagagagaacgAGAGAAGCAGAAACTGAAAgagtcagaaaaagagagagattctgctaaggataaagagaaagggaaacatgacgatggaaggaaaaaggaagcagaaattaTCAAACAATTGAAGATTGAACTCAA GAAGGTACAGGAGAGCCAAAAGGAGATGAAACTATTGCTAGATATGTACCGCTCTGCCCCAAAGGAACAGAGGGACAAAGTTCAGCTAATGGCAGCTGAGAAGAAGTCTAAGGCGGAG TTGGAAGAGCTAAGGCAAAGACTCAAAGAACTAGAggataaggagaaaaaagagaacaagaaaatggCTGATGAGGACGCCTTGAGGAAGATCCGGGCAGTAGAGGAGCAGATAGAATACTTACAGAAGAAGCTGGCCATGGCCAAGCAG GAGGAAGAAGCTCTGCTCTCTGAGATGGATGTCACAGGCCAGGCCTTTGAAGACATGCAGGAGCAAAATATCCGTTTGATGCAGCAGCTGCGGGAGAAGGATGATGCGAATTTCAAGCTCATGTCAGAACGTATCAAGTCCAATCAGATCCATAAGTTACttaaagaagagaaggaggagctgGCTGACCAGGTTTTGACCCTGAAGACTCAG gttGACGCCCAGTTACAGGTAGTAAGGAAACTGGAAGAGAAGGAGCATCTGTTACAAAGCAACATTGGCACCGGGGAGAAGGAGCTGGGCCTTAGGACCCAAGCCTTAGAGATGAATAAACGCAAG GCAATGGAGGCAGCCCAGCTTGCAGATGACCTCAAGGCACAATTGGAGTTGGCTCAGAAGAAGCTACATGATTTTCAAGATGAGATTGTGGAGAACAGTGTCACCAAAGAAAAGGATATGTTCAATTTCAAACGAGCCCAG GAGGACATCTCGAGGCTTCGAAGGAAGCTGGAGACCACAAAGAAACCAGACAATGTACCCAAATGTGATGAGATTCTGATGGAGGAGATTAAGGATTACAAG gcaCGCCTGACCTGTCCATGTTGCAACATGCGTAAAAAGGATGCTGTACTTACCAagtgttttcatgttttctgctTTGAGTGTGTGAAGACTCGCTATGACACCCGCCAGCGCAAATGTCCCAAGTGTAATGCTGCTTTTGGTGCCAATGATTTCCACCGCATCTACATTGGTTGA